From Variovorax sp. PMC12, the proteins below share one genomic window:
- a CDS encoding AAA family ATPase yields MTPTLPTGCVIALLGAESTGKTELARAIAQRLRDRGTPVTLVGEYLREWCEREGRTPRPDEQQAIADEQTRRIGVAAASGVVVADTTALMTAVYSEQLFADTSLYEGALAAQRRYAITLLTALDLPWVADDMRDGPHAQQPTDTLVRAALIGARLSFAVVHGSGGERFANAWNAINSIAGNEGRTRARGRLEAKPSSWSWPCEKCSDPECEHKLFSDLIARRE; encoded by the coding sequence ATGACGCCCACCCTGCCGACCGGCTGCGTCATCGCGCTGCTGGGCGCCGAAAGCACCGGCAAGACCGAGCTGGCGCGCGCCATCGCGCAGCGCCTGCGGGACCGCGGAACCCCGGTAACGCTCGTTGGCGAATACCTGCGCGAATGGTGCGAGCGCGAAGGCCGCACGCCGCGCCCCGACGAACAGCAGGCCATCGCCGACGAACAGACCCGCCGCATCGGCGTCGCCGCCGCGTCGGGCGTTGTGGTGGCCGACACCACCGCGCTCATGACGGCGGTCTACAGCGAACAGCTGTTCGCCGACACCTCGCTCTACGAAGGCGCCCTGGCCGCGCAGCGGCGCTATGCCATCACGCTGCTCACCGCGCTCGACCTGCCCTGGGTGGCCGACGACATGCGCGACGGCCCGCATGCGCAGCAGCCGACCGACACGCTGGTGCGCGCCGCGCTCATCGGCGCCAGGCTCTCGTTCGCCGTGGTGCATGGCAGCGGCGGCGAGCGCTTTGCCAACGCCTGGAACGCGATCAACTCGATCGCGGGCAACGAAGGCCGCACGCGCGCACGCGGCCGGCTCGAAGCCAAGCCCTCCTCGTGGTCATGGCCTTGCGAGAAATGCTCCGACCCGGAATGCGAACATAAGCTCTTCAGCGACCTGATCGCGCGCCGCGAGTAA
- the pnuC gene encoding nicotinamide riboside transporter PnuC codes for MLELLSAPAFLLWGSPVSWLELVAALLALAMVGCNMREIHWGWPLAIVSSLLYVAVFAKARIYGDASLQVFFAFVALWGWAQWLRGHRADGSALHVSRLSPRGIALALAACALAWPAVALFLRRFTDTDVPWWDGFATGLSLVGQFLLGRKFIENWLVWLAVNVVSVGLFIHKGLWLTVGLYAVFAALSVAGYLAWRQRLPQAAQAARA; via the coding sequence ATCCTTGAGCTTCTCTCGGCCCCTGCATTCCTGCTCTGGGGCTCTCCCGTCAGCTGGCTCGAACTTGTCGCCGCGCTCCTCGCGCTCGCCATGGTCGGGTGCAACATGCGCGAGATCCACTGGGGATGGCCGCTGGCCATCGTCAGTTCGCTGCTCTATGTGGCCGTCTTCGCCAAGGCGCGCATCTACGGCGACGCCTCGCTCCAGGTCTTTTTCGCTTTCGTCGCCCTGTGGGGCTGGGCCCAGTGGCTGCGCGGCCACCGGGCGGACGGGAGCGCCCTGCATGTCAGCCGGCTTTCGCCGCGCGGCATTGCCCTCGCGCTGGCCGCCTGCGCCTTGGCGTGGCCGGCCGTCGCCCTCTTCCTGCGCCGCTTCACCGACACCGACGTGCCCTGGTGGGACGGCTTCGCCACCGGGCTGAGCCTGGTCGGGCAGTTCCTGCTCGGGCGCAAGTTCATCGAGAACTGGCTGGTCTGGCTGGCGGTGAACGTGGTCAGCGTGGGCCTGTTCATCCACAAGGGCCTTTGGCTCACGGTCGGGCTGTACGCGGTGTTCGCCGCGCTCAGCGTGGCCGGTTACCTGGCATGGCGGCAGCGCCTGCCGCAAGCGGCACAGGCGGCACGCGCATGA
- the ftsB gene encoding cell division protein FtsB — protein sequence MRARLVPPIILLLLLGVLQWQLWNGRGSVRDVAQLRTKLADQKEANAKAALNNERLTSEVNDLKEGLEMVEERARAELGMVKPNEVFVQIAH from the coding sequence ATGCGCGCCCGACTCGTTCCACCGATCATCCTGCTGCTTCTGCTGGGCGTCCTGCAGTGGCAGCTGTGGAACGGGCGCGGCAGCGTGCGCGACGTGGCGCAGCTGCGGACCAAGCTGGCCGACCAGAAGGAAGCCAACGCCAAGGCCGCGCTGAACAACGAGCGCCTGACCTCGGAGGTCAACGACCTCAAGGAAGGCCTCGAAATGGTCGAGGAACGCGCGCGGGCGGAACTCGGCATGGTGAAGCCGAACGAAGTGTTCGTCCAGATCGCGCACTAA
- the eno gene encoding phosphopyruvate hydratase, with the protein MSAIVDIVGREILDSRGNPTVECDVLLESGTMGRAAVPSGASTGSREAIELRDGDKSRYLGKGVLKAVENINTEISEAVLGLDASEQAFLDRTMIDLDGTDNKGRLGANATLAVSMAVARAAAEESGLPLYRYFGGMGGMQLPVPMMNVINGGAHANNSLDLQEFMIIPVGAKSFREAVRYGAEVFHALKKILGDRGISTAVGDEGGFAPSVESHEAAIQLILEAIDKAGYTAGEQIALGLDCAASEFYKDGKYVLSGENLSLTSESWTDMLATWVDKYPIISIEDGMHEGDWDGWKHLTERLGKRVQLVGDDLFVTNTKILQEGIDKGIANSILIKINQIGTLTETFAAIEMAKRAGYTAVISHRSGETEDSTIADIAVGTNAGQIKTGSLSRSDRIAKYNQLLRIEEDLGDIAVYPGRGAFYNLK; encoded by the coding sequence ATGAGTGCAATCGTTGACATCGTCGGCCGCGAAATTCTCGACAGCCGAGGCAACCCCACCGTCGAGTGCGACGTGCTGCTGGAGTCGGGCACCATGGGCCGTGCGGCCGTGCCCTCGGGCGCGTCGACCGGTTCGCGCGAAGCCATCGAGCTGCGCGACGGCGACAAGAGCCGCTACCTGGGCAAGGGCGTGCTCAAGGCCGTGGAGAACATCAACACCGAGATCTCGGAAGCCGTGCTCGGCCTGGACGCCAGCGAACAGGCCTTCCTCGATCGCACGATGATCGACCTGGACGGCACCGACAACAAGGGCCGCCTGGGCGCCAACGCCACCCTCGCCGTGTCGATGGCCGTGGCCCGCGCCGCGGCCGAAGAGTCCGGTCTGCCGCTGTACCGCTACTTCGGCGGCATGGGCGGCATGCAGCTGCCGGTGCCGATGATGAACGTCATCAACGGCGGCGCGCATGCCAACAACAGCCTCGACCTGCAGGAGTTCATGATCATCCCCGTGGGCGCCAAGAGCTTCCGCGAGGCCGTGCGCTACGGCGCCGAGGTGTTCCATGCACTGAAGAAGATCCTGGGCGACCGCGGCATCAGCACGGCCGTGGGCGACGAAGGCGGCTTCGCCCCCAGCGTCGAGAGCCATGAAGCGGCCATCCAGCTGATCCTGGAAGCCATCGACAAGGCCGGCTACACGGCGGGCGAGCAGATCGCCCTGGGCCTGGACTGCGCGGCCAGCGAGTTCTACAAGGACGGCAAGTACGTGCTGTCGGGCGAAAACCTCTCGCTCACGTCCGAAAGCTGGACCGACATGCTCGCGACCTGGGTCGACAAGTACCCGATCATCAGCATCGAAGACGGCATGCACGAAGGCGACTGGGACGGCTGGAAGCACCTGACCGAACGCCTGGGCAAGCGCGTGCAGCTGGTGGGCGACGACCTGTTCGTCACCAACACCAAGATCCTGCAAGAGGGCATCGACAAGGGCATCGCCAACTCGATCCTCATCAAGATCAACCAGATCGGCACGCTGACCGAGACCTTCGCCGCCATCGAGATGGCCAAGCGCGCGGGCTACACGGCCGTGATCTCGCACCGTTCGGGCGAAACCGAAGACAGCACCATCGCCGATATCGCGGTGGGCACCAACGCCGGCCAGATCAAGACCGGCTCGCTGTCGCGCTCGGACCGCATCGCCAAGTACAACCAGCTGCTGCGCATCGAAGAAGACCTTGGCGACATCGCCGTGTACCCGGGCCGCGGCGCGTTCTACAACCTGAAGTAA
- a CDS encoding DUF1330 domain-containing protein, translated as MSSGYVIAHVEVTNPTQYEEYKKWSSAAMQAHGAEVCVRGGQVQPLEGDWKPTRVVILKFASFEKAKAFYDTPEYLKAREARAGAAIMNMIAVEGL; from the coding sequence ATGAGCAGCGGATACGTCATCGCCCACGTCGAGGTGACCAACCCGACGCAGTACGAGGAATACAAGAAGTGGTCGAGCGCCGCCATGCAGGCGCACGGCGCCGAAGTGTGCGTGCGCGGCGGCCAGGTGCAGCCGCTGGAGGGCGACTGGAAGCCCACGCGCGTCGTCATCCTCAAGTTCGCCAGCTTCGAGAAGGCCAAGGCCTTCTACGACACGCCCGAATACCTCAAGGCCCGCGAAGCGCGTGCCGGCGCCGCGATCATGAACATGATCGCCGTCGAGGGCCTCTGA
- a CDS encoding CTP synthase has translation MTKFVFVTGGVVSSLGKGIASASLAAILESRGLQVTLIKLDPYINVDPGTMSPFQHGEVFVTDDGAETDLDLGHYERFINTRMRKANNFTTGQIYKTVLEKERRGDYLGKTVQVIPHITNEIQEYIKRGAGIGTAHEVDVAIVEIGGTVGDIESLPFLEAVRQMSLRMGPNNSAFVHLSYVPWIAAAGELKTKPTQHTAQKLREIGIQADALLCRADRPIPDDERAKISLFSNVPEWGVISMWDVDTIYKVPRMLHEQGLDGLICDKLRINTPPAKLQRWDDLVYEVEHPQKEVSIAMVGKYVDLSDSYKSLNEALRHAGMKNHARVKIDYIDSETINAQDVSRLAKYDAILVPGGFGQRGVEGKISAARFAREGKVPYLGICLGMQVATIEYARHVAGLKNANSTEFDPETPTPVIALITEWKDADGTVKTRDEKSDLGGTMRLGAQSSDVSPGTLAHSIYGDVVTERHRHRYEANVNYLDELRKAGLVISALTQREHLTEIVELPQDVHPWFMGVQFHPEFKSTPWGGHPLFNAFIKAALEHKEKGAGSTNKALKAVA, from the coding sequence ATGACCAAATTTGTCTTCGTCACCGGTGGTGTCGTATCTTCCCTTGGCAAGGGAATCGCCTCCGCCTCGCTCGCCGCGATCCTCGAATCGCGCGGCCTCCAAGTCACCCTCATCAAGCTCGATCCGTACATCAATGTCGACCCCGGCACGATGTCGCCCTTCCAGCATGGTGAAGTGTTCGTCACCGATGACGGCGCAGAGACCGACCTCGACCTCGGCCACTACGAGCGCTTCATCAACACGCGGATGCGCAAGGCCAACAACTTCACGACCGGCCAGATCTACAAGACCGTGCTCGAAAAAGAGCGCCGTGGCGACTACCTCGGCAAGACGGTGCAGGTGATCCCGCACATCACCAACGAAATCCAGGAATACATCAAGCGCGGCGCCGGCATCGGCACTGCGCACGAGGTGGACGTGGCCATCGTCGAAATCGGCGGCACCGTGGGCGACATCGAGTCGCTGCCCTTCCTGGAGGCCGTGCGCCAGATGAGCCTGCGCATGGGCCCGAACAACTCGGCCTTCGTGCACCTGAGCTACGTGCCCTGGATCGCCGCCGCCGGCGAACTCAAGACCAAGCCCACGCAGCACACCGCGCAGAAGCTGCGCGAAATCGGCATCCAGGCCGACGCCCTGCTGTGCCGCGCCGACCGCCCGATCCCCGACGACGAGCGCGCCAAGATCTCGCTCTTCTCGAACGTGCCCGAATGGGGCGTGATTTCGATGTGGGACGTGGACACCATCTACAAGGTGCCCCGCATGCTGCACGAGCAGGGCCTGGACGGCCTGATCTGCGACAAGCTGCGCATCAACACCCCACCCGCCAAGCTGCAGCGCTGGGACGACCTGGTCTACGAAGTCGAGCACCCGCAAAAGGAAGTGTCGATTGCCATGGTCGGCAAGTACGTCGACCTGTCGGACAGCTACAAGTCGCTGAACGAAGCCCTGCGCCACGCCGGCATGAAGAACCATGCCCGCGTGAAGATCGACTACATCGACTCCGAGACCATCAACGCGCAGGACGTGTCCCGCCTGGCCAAGTACGACGCCATCCTGGTGCCCGGCGGCTTCGGCCAGCGCGGCGTGGAAGGCAAGATCTCGGCGGCCCGCTTCGCCCGTGAAGGCAAGGTGCCCTACCTGGGCATCTGCCTGGGCATGCAGGTTGCCACCATCGAGTACGCCCGCCACGTGGCCGGCCTGAAGAACGCGAACAGCACCGAGTTCGACCCCGAGACGCCCACCCCCGTGATCGCGCTGATCACCGAGTGGAAGGACGCCGACGGCACCGTGAAGACGCGCGACGAGAAGTCCGACCTCGGCGGCACCATGCGCCTGGGCGCGCAGAGCTCCGACGTCTCGCCCGGCACGCTGGCCCACAGCATCTACGGCGACGTGGTCACCGAGCGCCACCGCCACCGCTACGAAGCCAACGTCAACTACCTCGACGAACTGCGCAAGGCCGGCCTCGTGATCTCGGCGCTCACGCAGCGCGAGCACCTGACCGAGATCGTCGAGCTGCCGCAGGACGTGCACCCCTGGTTCATGGGCGTGCAGTTCCACCCCGAGTTCAAGTCGACCCCGTGGGGCGGCCATCCGCTGTTCAACGCCTTCATCAAGGCGGCGCTCGAACACAAGGAAAAGGGCGCGGGCAGCACCAACAAGGCACTGAAGGCCGTCGCATGA
- the coaBC gene encoding bifunctional phosphopantothenoylcysteine decarboxylase/phosphopantothenate--cysteine ligase CoaBC produces the protein MQDLAGKHIVLGLTGGIACYKSAELCRLFVKAGATVQVVMTEAAEQFITPVTMQALSGRTVYTSQWDTREPNNMPHINLSREADAIVLAPCSADFIARLVQGRSDDLLSLMCLARPMDRIPLLIAPAMNREMWGHPATQRNLVQVAADGATVLGVGNGWQACGETGDGRMLEPAQLLEDITAFFSPKLLAGQKVLVTAGPTFESLDPIRGITNHSSGKMGFAIARAAREAGAEVTLVAGPVHLPTPRGVTRVDVLSAQDMLEATTRAAEFASIFVATAAVADWRPATQSDQKIKKDGSGKTPVLEFVENADILLNVARSERAQSKKLFCVGFAAESENLAAHAKAKRERKGIPLLVGNIGPLTFGQDDNALLLVDANGVRELPRAPKLTLARELMTEIAARLPDWRV, from the coding sequence ATGCAAGATCTCGCCGGCAAACACATCGTCCTGGGCCTCACCGGAGGCATCGCCTGCTACAAGTCGGCCGAGCTGTGCCGGCTGTTCGTCAAGGCGGGCGCGACCGTCCAGGTCGTCATGACCGAGGCGGCCGAGCAGTTCATCACGCCGGTGACCATGCAGGCGCTCTCGGGGCGCACCGTCTACACCTCGCAGTGGGACACCCGCGAGCCCAACAACATGCCGCACATCAACCTGAGCCGCGAGGCCGATGCGATCGTGCTGGCGCCCTGCAGCGCCGACTTCATCGCGCGGCTGGTGCAGGGCCGCTCCGACGACCTGCTGAGCCTGATGTGCCTTGCCCGCCCCATGGACCGAATTCCGCTGCTCATCGCGCCGGCCATGAACCGCGAGATGTGGGGCCATCCGGCCACGCAGCGCAACCTGGTGCAGGTGGCGGCCGACGGCGCCACGGTGCTGGGCGTGGGCAACGGCTGGCAGGCCTGCGGCGAAACCGGCGACGGGCGCATGCTCGAACCCGCCCAGCTGCTCGAGGACATCACGGCCTTCTTCAGCCCCAAGCTGCTGGCGGGGCAGAAGGTGCTGGTCACGGCAGGGCCGACTTTCGAGTCGCTCGACCCGATCCGCGGCATCACCAACCATTCGTCCGGCAAGATGGGCTTTGCCATTGCCCGCGCGGCCCGCGAAGCGGGCGCCGAGGTCACGCTGGTGGCCGGCCCGGTGCACCTGCCCACGCCGCGCGGCGTGACGCGCGTCGACGTTCTGTCCGCGCAGGACATGCTCGAAGCCACCACCCGTGCCGCGGAGTTTGCTAGCATTTTCGTAGCAACAGCCGCCGTGGCCGACTGGCGCCCGGCCACGCAGAGCGACCAGAAGATCAAGAAGGACGGCAGCGGCAAGACCCCGGTGCTGGAGTTCGTCGAGAACGCCGACATCCTGCTTAACGTCGCGCGCAGCGAGCGCGCCCAGTCGAAGAAGCTCTTCTGCGTAGGCTTTGCCGCCGAAAGCGAGAACCTCGCGGCGCACGCCAAGGCCAAGCGCGAGCGCAAGGGCATTCCGCTCCTGGTCGGGAACATCGGCCCGCTGACCTTCGGGCAGGACGACAACGCGCTGCTGCTGGTCGATGCCAACGGCGTGCGCGAACTGCCGCGCGCGCCCAAGCTCACGCTGGCCCGCGAACTGATGACCGAGATCGCCGCACGACTTCCCGACTGGAGGGTCTGA
- the dut gene encoding dUTP diphosphatase — protein sequence MKVDVRILDPRMVDQLPAYATPGSAGLDLRACLDAPITLEPNGWQLVGTGIAIHLADPAYAAMILPRSGLGHKHGIVLGNLVGLIDSDYQGELKISAWNRSDTPFVLNPMERLAQLVIVPVVQAQFRVVTEFAPTQRGEGGYGSTGKH from the coding sequence GTGAAAGTCGACGTCCGTATCCTCGATCCGCGCATGGTGGATCAATTGCCCGCCTATGCCACCCCCGGCAGCGCCGGCCTCGACCTGCGGGCCTGCCTCGACGCCCCCATCACGCTGGAGCCCAACGGCTGGCAGCTGGTGGGCACCGGCATCGCGATCCACCTGGCCGACCCGGCCTATGCGGCAATGATCCTTCCGCGCTCGGGCCTGGGCCACAAGCACGGCATCGTGCTGGGCAACCTCGTCGGCCTGATCGACAGCGACTACCAGGGCGAACTGAAGATCAGCGCCTGGAACCGCAGCGACACGCCCTTCGTGCTGAATCCGATGGAGCGGCTCGCGCAACTGGTGATCGTGCCCGTGGTACAGGCGCAGTTTCGGGTCGTCACAGAATTTGCACCTACGCAACGCGGCGAGGGCGGCTACGGCTCCACCGGCAAGCATTGA
- a CDS encoding glycine zipper 2TM domain-containing protein produces the protein MKISMRFVSVTASVLAVATLTACVAPAPVYQTSRYPYQAPPQAIQYREASYVEYGHVANIEVLRSETAGTGTSGGGAVAGGVIGGVVGNQFGRGNGRAAATALGIVGGALLGNTIEAQQNGPRVYEMYRVSVQTDRGGYRAFDVQSPGDLRIGDRVRIDNGQISRM, from the coding sequence ATGAAGATTTCAATGCGCTTCGTTTCCGTTACCGCTTCCGTGCTGGCAGTGGCCACGCTCACGGCGTGCGTGGCGCCGGCGCCCGTCTACCAGACCTCGCGCTACCCTTACCAAGCACCGCCGCAGGCCATCCAGTACCGCGAAGCCTCCTACGTCGAATACGGCCACGTGGCCAACATCGAGGTGCTGCGCAGCGAAACCGCCGGCACCGGCACCTCGGGCGGCGGCGCAGTGGCAGGCGGCGTCATCGGCGGCGTGGTGGGCAACCAGTTCGGACGCGGCAACGGCCGTGCCGCAGCCACCGCGCTCGGCATCGTGGGCGGCGCCTTGCTGGGCAACACCATCGAGGCCCAGCAGAACGGTCCCCGCGTCTACGAGATGTATCGCGTGTCGGTGCAGACCGACCGAGGCGGCTATCGGGCCTTCGACGTGCAGAGCCCCGGCGACCTGCGCATCGGCGACCGCGTGCGCATCGACAACGGCCAGATCTCGCGCATGTGA
- a CDS encoding FKBP-type peptidyl-prolyl cis-trans isomerase, with amino-acid sequence MEISEQCVVGLTWTMKDTLGDVLDVLDEPVEFMVGGDDLFDVIEAALQGHEPGARVQLQIEPEQGFGDFNDQLLFLEPRSLFPEGTEEGMTFDGSALPKGVNADIPKDAIYTVAEIYPDHLVLDGNHPLAGIAIRLDITVRSVREATEEEVGRGTAGTGFFKVAPMAPGNETLH; translated from the coding sequence ATGGAAATCTCTGAACAATGCGTGGTCGGCTTGACCTGGACGATGAAAGACACGCTCGGCGACGTGCTGGACGTGCTCGATGAGCCGGTGGAATTCATGGTCGGCGGCGACGATCTCTTCGACGTGATCGAAGCGGCCCTGCAAGGCCATGAGCCCGGTGCCCGGGTCCAATTGCAGATCGAGCCCGAACAGGGCTTCGGCGACTTCAACGACCAACTGCTCTTCCTCGAGCCCCGCTCGCTCTTCCCAGAAGGCACGGAAGAAGGAATGACATTCGACGGCTCCGCCCTGCCCAAGGGCGTGAACGCCGACATTCCGAAGGACGCGATCTACACCGTGGCCGAGATCTACCCCGACCACCTGGTGCTCGACGGCAACCACCCGCTGGCCGGCATCGCGATCCGGCTCGACATCACCGTGCGTTCGGTGCGCGAGGCCACGGAAGAGGAAGTCGGTCGCGGCACTGCCGGCACCGGCTTCTTCAAGGTCGCGCCGATGGCGCCGGGCAACGAGACGCTGCACTGA
- a CDS encoding JmjC domain-containing protein: MEINQPLPLLGGLSAAQFMRRYWQKKPLLVRQAIPAMVPPIERNALFALAEQEEVESRLIRHGKAGWSLKHGPLPRRALPPLKQPAWTLLVQGVDLHHEGVHELLRQFRFLPDARLDDLMISYASDTGGVGAHFDSYDVFLLQAQGRRRWSIGKQSDLRLQPGVPLKILENFEPEQTFVLEPGDMLYLPPRYAHDGVAVGDDCMTCSIGLRSSALGELGADLLARMAQAYSEDLEDAGPAELARYRDPTQPAVDNPAQMPAALQGFARKAVEAALRDADAVDRALGESLTEPKANVWFGEGSQAPGNMQRVVLDRRTRMLYDTRHIYINGESFRAGGADATLMRRLADQRALGPRELGRASEGALALLADWSEAGWLHAE; the protein is encoded by the coding sequence ATGGAGATTAATCAACCGCTGCCGTTGCTCGGCGGCCTGAGCGCCGCGCAGTTCATGCGGCGGTACTGGCAGAAAAAGCCCTTGCTGGTTCGCCAGGCCATTCCCGCCATGGTGCCACCGATCGAGCGCAATGCGCTGTTTGCGCTGGCCGAGCAGGAAGAAGTCGAGTCCCGCCTGATCCGGCATGGCAAGGCCGGCTGGTCGCTCAAGCACGGCCCGCTGCCGCGCCGTGCGTTGCCGCCGCTCAAGCAGCCGGCCTGGACGCTGCTGGTGCAGGGCGTCGACCTGCACCACGAGGGCGTGCACGAACTGTTGCGGCAGTTTCGCTTCTTGCCGGATGCCCGCCTCGACGACCTGATGATCAGCTATGCGAGCGACACCGGTGGTGTCGGCGCGCATTTCGACAGCTACGACGTGTTCCTGCTGCAGGCGCAGGGCCGGCGCCGCTGGTCCATCGGCAAGCAGAGCGACCTGCGGCTGCAGCCCGGCGTGCCGCTCAAGATCCTCGAGAACTTCGAGCCCGAGCAGACCTTCGTGCTCGAGCCCGGCGACATGCTGTACCTGCCGCCTCGCTATGCGCATGACGGCGTGGCCGTGGGCGACGACTGCATGACCTGCTCGATCGGCTTGCGTTCGTCCGCATTGGGCGAGCTTGGTGCCGACCTGCTTGCGCGCATGGCGCAGGCCTACTCGGAAGACCTGGAAGACGCCGGCCCGGCCGAACTGGCGCGCTACCGCGACCCCACGCAACCGGCCGTCGACAACCCCGCGCAGATGCCCGCCGCATTGCAGGGCTTCGCGCGCAAGGCCGTGGAAGCCGCGCTGCGCGATGCCGACGCCGTCGATCGCGCGCTCGGCGAGTCGCTCACGGAGCCCAAGGCCAACGTGTGGTTCGGCGAGGGCAGCCAGGCGCCCGGCAACATGCAGCGCGTGGTGCTGGACCGCCGCACGCGCATGCTCTACGACACGCGGCACATCTACATCAACGGCGAGAGCTTTCGTGCCGGCGGAGCCGACGCCACGCTGATGCGCCGCCTTGCCGACCAGCGCGCGCTGGGCCCGCGCGAACTGGGCCGCGCCAGCGAGGGTGCGCTGGCGCTGCTTGCCGATTGGTCGGAAGCGGGCTGGCTCCATGCCGAATGA
- a CDS encoding MBL fold metallo-hydrolase has translation MLRFRSLGSGSTGNAALVEATSGGRTSRMLVDCGFGLKQLDLRLARAGLAASDIHAVFVTHEHGDHIGCAHSLSRRNRIPVWMSEGTWLATGGRDFEGLLNIARDDAEFTVGDIGVQPFTVPHDAREPLQLRCTDGNRTLGVLTDLGHATAHVLARLSGVHSLLLEFNHDSELLAGSAYPAFLKHRVGGNYGHLSNTAAADIARAVLHGGLRHVVAAHLSEQNNRPEIVRRLMAEALGGEESEMLTADAAEGSPWLDV, from the coding sequence ATGCTCCGCTTCCGAAGTCTCGGCAGCGGCAGCACGGGCAACGCCGCGCTGGTCGAAGCGACCAGCGGCGGCCGCACCTCCCGCATGTTGGTCGACTGTGGCTTCGGCCTCAAGCAGCTCGACCTGCGGCTGGCCCGCGCAGGCCTTGCCGCCAGCGACATCCATGCAGTCTTCGTCACGCACGAGCACGGCGACCACATCGGCTGCGCCCATTCGCTCTCGCGGCGCAACCGCATTCCCGTGTGGATGAGCGAAGGCACGTGGCTCGCCACCGGCGGGCGCGATTTCGAGGGCCTGCTGAACATCGCGCGCGACGACGCCGAGTTCACGGTCGGCGACATCGGCGTGCAGCCTTTCACGGTTCCCCACGATGCGCGCGAGCCGCTGCAGCTGCGCTGCACCGACGGCAATCGCACGCTCGGCGTGCTGACCGATCTCGGCCATGCCACGGCGCACGTGCTCGCGCGCCTGAGCGGCGTGCATTCGCTGCTGCTCGAGTTCAACCACGACAGCGAACTGCTGGCCGGCTCGGCCTACCCGGCCTTTCTCAAGCACCGTGTGGGCGGCAACTACGGGCACCTGTCGAACACGGCCGCGGCGGACATCGCGCGCGCGGTGCTGCACGGCGGCCTGCGCCATGTGGTCGCCGCGCACCTGAGCGAGCAGAACAACCGGCCCGAGATCGTGCGCCGCCTGATGGCCGAGGCACTGGGCGGCGAAGAGTCGGAGATGCTCACAGCCGATGCTGCCGAGGGCTCGCCCTGGCTCGACGTATGA